The Deltaproteobacteria bacterium genome includes the window CTGACACATATATAGAAGGAAGAGCACAAGCATGTGACTGATAATCAACTCGCCTGGATGGAGGCGAAATTCGCTAAAGAGGTTCAATTCTCTCTGTGAGTGATGCATTGCGTGAAACTCCCAGAAGAACGGAATCGTGTGACGAAGATAATGGCCTAGCCAGCGAACAAGGTCGATCAGGCAAAAGGCCACCAGTTCTCGTATCGGTGATGGAAGAGCACTGAGATCAACCAAACGGAGGAAGGGAGCCCAGTGATCAAGGGCGAGAAAGGCACCCTGCAGAAAGAACGTCAAAATAAAGAATGAGTAACTGAAGACGAGGAGGGTCCCCCCTGTGTCGTAGAAGAGACCCAGCGAAAAAGGTGATTGATTCTTGTCGGCAGGGATGCGCCATTCAAGCAGCAAAACGGTTCCAACAAAAACAACAAACACCCAGGTGAAGAAGAACTCGCGAAAATACTGAAGCATAGAAGCAGAGGCAGTTGCCACATGCGTAACCAGCGGGATAGGGAGAATGAAGTCCCAGAGGAGGAAAGGTCCAACGACAAGCACGAATCCGATCAGGCCGGAGAACAACGAGGGGGCAGTCGGCAAAGGGCGAGTCCAGCAAGCACGGAGTGTCATACGTGGTGAGACCTTAGCGCGCAGAGGCGGAATAGGTTCGTGCGAGAGAAACGAGCCATTTCAGATAGAGCTGTGCCCGGAGGTTGCGAGTAAACCAAGAAAATTTTCGCCTGGCAGTCGCAAGGCCACCCTGTCGAAGTCCGTGGATAAATCGCCAT containing:
- a CDS encoding sterol desaturase family protein gives rise to the protein MTLRACWTRPLPTAPSLFSGLIGFVLVVGPFLLWDFILPIPLVTHVATASASMLQYFREFFFTWVFVVFVGTVLLLEWRIPADKNQSPFSLGLFYDTGGTLLVFSYSFFILTFFLQGAFLALDHWAPFLRLVDLSALPSPIRELVAFCLIDLVRWLGHYLRHTIPFFWEFHAMHHSQRELNLFSEFRLHPGELIISHMLVLFLLYMCQVSPHTIVALQICEKWFLMLLHANVRTNFGLFGYVFVSPLSHRLHHSCLPEHANKNLGVSLSIWDRLFGTHQEPVSEDSLRCGVSGYPVEQDTPWTPFAVVYVRQFLYPLSRVVPGFSFRLLSSYSLRS